Proteins from a genomic interval of Methanoplanus endosymbiosus:
- a CDS encoding TolB family protein, translated as MMGSNGENIKMGRVVIALLFALLLIIIPVSAGESVMFSEGHSYDPYVFGDYIVYTDFKDDPYGNYPEWKRYGIIRGKPPLRLLSRGNIYLYNISSDKSVPVYKSICRSTFPWIENDTVFWYEDRVSPAYYDPGDPNPYELLLYSVPLKRISSEAADNYSLLNPDVTSAWELSYSYKNNRRPDFSSNLTEVVHGDAGTSDLYMYYTDPDSGNQTLIASGPYVDYASPQVFGDRIFWEDCRSGYSQIYMYDLKNGEEYHICPQNFAQYDCSVDGDIVAWTTYGGDLYYTDISGLTGPDLSGNMTDNGSAGYDFPDAGRTAESGIGFIVFLSLPPAVFLVQRIQRV; from the coding sequence ATGATGGGTAGTAATGGGGAGAATATCAAAATGGGCCGGGTGGTTATTGCACTGTTATTTGCACTGTTATTAATTATAATTCCGGTCTCAGCCGGAGAATCGGTCATGTTCTCCGAGGGGCATTCATATGACCCTTATGTCTTTGGGGATTACATTGTCTATACTGACTTTAAGGACGATCCTTATGGAAATTATCCTGAGTGGAAGAGGTATGGGATTATCCGGGGAAAACCACCCTTAAGACTTCTCTCAAGGGGGAATATATATCTGTACAACATATCCTCAGATAAGTCAGTTCCGGTTTACAAAAGCATATGCAGGAGCACTTTTCCGTGGATTGAGAATGACACCGTCTTTTGGTATGAGGACAGGGTATCCCCTGCGTACTATGATCCGGGAGATCCAAATCCCTATGAACTGTTACTCTATTCTGTACCTCTGAAGAGAATAAGCAGTGAGGCGGCAGACAACTACTCACTGCTAAATCCGGATGTCACTTCAGCATGGGAGTTATCATACAGTTATAAAAATAACCGCAGACCGGATTTCTCTTCAAATCTGACAGAAGTAGTTCACGGAGATGCCGGAACTTCTGATCTCTATATGTATTACACAGACCCTGATTCCGGTAATCAAACGCTGATTGCATCCGGCCCTTATGTTGATTATGCCAGTCCTCAGGTGTTCGGCGACCGGATTTTCTGGGAGGACTGCCGGTCCGGATATTCACAGATCTATATGTATGATCTGAAGAACGGAGAGGAATATCACATATGTCCGCAGAATTTCGCCCAGTATGACTGCTCTGTGGATGGTGATATTGTGGCATGGACCACCTATGGCGGGGACCTCTATTATACAGATATTTCAGGACTGACAGGGCCGGATTTGTCCGGAAATATGACTGATAACGGTTCTGCCGGATATGATTTCCCTGACGCTGGCAGAACGGCAGAATCAGGTATTGGTTTTATTGTGTTTCTCTCGCTGCCACCGGCAGTATTTCTGGTTCAGAGAATTCAGAGAGTTTAG
- a CDS encoding class I SAM-dependent methyltransferase, whose translation MKHTGGILITVAVRDCDCIPTVIASTPSTIMKKSVFHPSLLIYALDMFHAVDDPKAFLTELHRVVKPDGVLIIDSGHQPVEDAKEKIVSSGLWEITEERDIFMRCSPLQ comes from the coding sequence ATGAAGCATACTGGAGGCATACTTATCACAGTTGCTGTCCGGGACTGTGACTGCATACCCACGGTAATCGCCTCAACTCCGTCAACGATCATGAAAAAATCCGTCTTCCACCCTTCCCTTCTCATCTATGCTCTGGATATGTTTCATGCAGTTGATGACCCAAAGGCATTCTTAACAGAACTGCACAGAGTTGTAAAACCAGACGGTGTCCTGATAATTGACAGTGGCCATCAGCCAGTAGAGGATGCAAAGGAGAAGATTGTAAGTTCCGGACTGTGGGAGATAACTGAGGAGAGAGACATCTTCATGAGATGCTCACCTCTGCAATAA